One genomic window of Arachis hypogaea cultivar Tifrunner chromosome 8, arahy.Tifrunner.gnm2.J5K5, whole genome shotgun sequence includes the following:
- the LOC112707547 gene encoding non-specific lipid transfer protein GPI-anchored 14 codes for MNPRAYILLLAFVTIGRATGNSSNDKDKEECTQQLGGLATCLPYVGGGGGAKAPTPDCCNGLKQVLKNSKKCLCFIIKDRNDPDLGGIQINLTLALGLPTVCNAPANISKCPELLHMDPKSPEAQVFYQAEKNGTSPVAPAPFDGVSPASEKGESKGKSSQETSSAQKNEAPWKDKKLFVLAILGFGLQIVGLFFWL; via the exons ATGAATCCCCGGGCTTACATATTGCTGTTAGCATTTGTGACAATAGGAAGGGCAACGGGAAATTCATCGAATGACAAGGACAAAGAGGAATGTACACAACAATTAGGAGGGTTAGCAACATGTCTGCCTTATGTCGGCGGCGGCGGCGGAGCAAAGGCACCGACACCGGATTGTTGTAACGGTCTGAAGCAAGTGCTGAAGAACAGCAAGAAGTGCTTGTGTTTTATTATCAAAGATCGTAATGATCCAGACCTTGGTGGAATACAGATTAATTTGACTTTAGCTTTGGGCCTGCCAACAGTTTGCAATGCCCCTGCCAATATCTCCAAGTGTCCAG AGTTGTTGCACATGGATCCAAAATCACCAGAGGCTCAAGTATTTTATCAGGCTGAGAAAAATGGAACAAGTCCTGTCGCACCCGCTCCTTTTG ATGGAGTAAGTCCAGCAAGCGAAAAAGGAGAGAGTAAAGGGAAAAGTAGTCAGGAAACCAGCTCTGCTCAGAAGAATGAGGCACCATGGAAGGACAAAAAGCTGTTCGTTTTAGCAATTTTGGGTTTTGGTCTTCAAATTGTTGGGCTCTTTTTTTGGCTTTAA